The sequence below is a genomic window from Escherichia marmotae.
TTGTGTAATGCAACGGCCAGCGCGATGCCAAAGCCCAGTTCCAGATTGCTGCTTGCCGTTACAAAGGTAGCGATACCTTCCGGGAAGTTATGCAGACTGATGCCAAGAGTGAGCAGAATGGCAGTACGCTTGATCGATTTTGGTAACGGTTGCACCGATTTTTGCATTAAATCCTGCGGATGCGCATGCGGTAACATACGGTCCAGACCAAAATAGCCCAGCAGACCAAAGATAAACATCCCATAGCCCAGAACAGGGGACATCCCTTCAGCGGCTAATGCGGCAGGTAGCATCTCCATCAATGAGATAAGCAACATGATCCCCGCTGCAAATCCTAGCGAAAACGCCAGTAGCCGGTTCGAGGGTTTTTGCCCGAGAACGCCGAGAAACGCGCCAATAAACGTGGCTGCCCCCGCCAGTATGGTCAGAATGAGAGGTACTGACATCGACTACTCCTTATAAATCTTCACCTTCAGGCGGATCTTCAAAATAACTGATGATGATCATCATTGTTATCCGGGTTCTTACTCCGCCGAACAAGCGTATTGTGAGGATATCAAAATGACACCTTTAGTTAAGGATATCATCATGTCTTCAACACGTATGCCAGCATTGTTTTTAGGTCACGGTAGCCCGATGAACGTGCTGGAAGATAATCTATATACCCGTAGCTGGCACAAGTTGGGGATGACGTTACCGCGCCCGAAAGCGATTGTTGTGGTTTCGGCTCACTGGTTTACCCGGGGAACAGGAGTTACTGCGATGGAAGCGCCGCCCACTATTCATGACTTTGGTGGCTTTCCGCAGGCGCTTTACGACACTCATTACCCGGCTCCAGGATCGCCAGCATTGGCGCAACGTCTGGTTGAATTGTTAGCGCCAGCCCCTGTCACGTTGGATCAAGAAGCCTGGGGTTTTGATCACGGTTCGTGGGGCGTGCTGATTAAGATGTATCCGCAAGCTGATATTCCGATGGTGCAGTTGAGTATCGATAGTACTAAACCCATCGCCTGGCATTTCGAAATGGGGCGTAAACTGGCGGCGCTGCGCGATGAAGGAATAATGTTAGTCGCCAGCGGCAACGTGGTGCATAATCTTCGCACAGTAAAATGGCATGGCGACAGCTCACCGTATCCGTGGGCGATGTCGTTTAATGAGTATGTGAAAGCGAATTTAACGTGGCAAGGGCCAGTGGAACAGCATCCTCTGGTGAACTACCTGGACCATGAGGGCGGGGCGTTATCGAACCCAACACCGGAACACTATCTACCGCTTTTGTATATTTTAGGCGCATGGGATGGGCAAGAGGCAATTACCATTCCAGTCGATGGCATAGAAATGGGGAGTTTAAGTATGCTATCGGTGCAGGTAGGTTAATAGATGAAGAAAACCGAAGCCAAATTGTTGGCTTCGGTTTGCATTACCTTATTTTCTCAGCAGTTTAAGTCCCCACGCACCGCTCATCACCAGTAGCAGCAACAAACAGAGACCAAAAGCTAACATACAGGCCTGTGCCATGTTCATAAAGTGCCACGGAGGTAGCAGATACCAACCTTCAGATTGCTGATACATCTCCACAAACCACTGCTGCATACTGCTCAGTGTGACGCCATCAGGAACGATTGGCGCATCATAGCCGCAATCCCCGGTAGGCTTGAACCAGTTTGGAGCCCATTGTGCCAGCGGCAGATTAAAGGGAAAAGTGGGATCGGTCGAGCAACCCTGTACGCCAAACAGTGAATCGGGGTCCGGGTTATGCACTGCATGATGGATATCGTTCAGTTTGAGCGAAAACTTCAGTCCCATAATGCAGCCGTAAAAGGCCATCACACAGCCAATCAACTTAAGGACGATATTCTTCGGATTAATCGCCGCAACCAATCCACCAATAACCATCACAAACATGGCGTAGCGAATGTAAACACACTGCTCACAGGGTGCCATGTAGAGATAGATCTGGAAGAAAGAGTGCGCCAGGATAATCAGCGCGCCCATCGCAACAGCCATTAACAACCATAAAAAGCGTTGTTCCTGCCATCTTACCAGCGTGTTCACCGGTGAAGTGCTAAGGTCTTTCCACATTCCCTTAATACCCATAGCCTGTTTCCCTGTTATTTGCTTGCTAACTCACGGATAAGGTCTGCCATAGCGTCGATAGATTTAATGCTCTTGGTATAGATCAAGTATTTACCATTGACGACATAGGCCGGAACGCCCTGAATTTTGGCTACGTCATAGGCCGCTTTCCATTTTTCCAGTGTTTCCTGTACCGCCGGCTCTTTCAGTGCCGCTTCAAAATCCGCCTGACTCATACCTGCGGCATCCAGGCCGGTTTTGATAAAAGCAGCCGGATCTTTACCGTCAGACCAGCGTTCTTTTTTGTCGTGATAAGCCGCGTAGTAAGCAAACTTGGCTTTCTTAAACTGCGAGTTAGCATCAAATAAAGAAATGCCGGCCGCTTTATCTTTATTAATCAATACTGCAAAGACTTCGCTTGCCTGCTTACCGTATTCACCTTTGGTTTCCAGATGGAATGGGGTAAAAGCGACGACATCCTTCACTTTCTCCGATACCGGGCCGGTAACTGCTTTGTCATATTTGTAGCAGAACGGGCAGGCATAGCTGAAAACCTTGATCAGCGTTTTGTCGGCGTTCGGAATGGGTTTTTCCAGAACCATATAATCCGTGCCTTCGGTGAAGGCGGAAGCAGTAAATGAAACCGCCAGGGTAGCGGTAAGTAGCACGCTTTTAAGCAGTGATGAGATCCCTAATTTCGACATTTTTATTCCCTTCTTAATTATTTAAACATCTGTTTTGGATGGACTAACAGCGCGCGATAGTGAGTCTGGTTGGGTTTATCAGACAGCACGTCGATTTCCACTTTCACTTCTTTGGTTTTGTAGTCGATTTCGTTCAACTTACCGACGGTAGGCTGACCGACGTCGAACAGATGAATGGAACCGCCGAAGCCGAACATGGTGTTACGGTCGGCCTGATATTCGATGATGGAGGTGATTGGGCTATAGAAATCGTAACCGCGTTCTTTACCGTATTCCCAAACTTGCTGAACAGTACCTTTCTTCTCATCAATCTTATATTCCACGAAGCGTGAATATTTCATGGTCGGTAAGGCGGGCTGTTCCAGATGGCGACCGTCGCCATTATCAAAGATAGTGAGCGTACCTTTGCTGGAGATCCATGCGGTATGTTGGGTGTAGGTGAAGTCGAAATCCGAGTTTTCACATAAGCCATTTTCGTTACAGGCGATAGGTTTACCATTGGCATCCACAGGTTTCAGCAGTTTGCTGGCCAGCGGTTTTTCCCAGCCTTTGGATGGTGCAAGGATCCATTTCACTTGCTTATCACGACCAATCTTCACTACGCCCTGATGACGAGAGGAGAGAATAATTGAGTCATCTTTGGCGTCATATGCGATGGAGTTAACGTGCGCCCAGTTACGGCCTGGTCCTACACCCAGAGCATCACCGAACGGTGTATCCGGTTCCAGTTTTGCCTGCTGACCCGCGTGGGCCAGATCAACGTTAACGCAAACTGCGCCGGCATCCAGTGCGCCAAGCAGAGCATCACGTTTCGGATCGAGGATCTTTGTCAGATCCCATACATCGACAACGCGACCCGATTTATCGACTTCAAGAATGTGATCACGAATGGTCGTGACGTGTATGCCATCATCGCGACGGTAGTTGCTCTTGCCTACGCGCAGCAGTACCGTGCCGTTAGGCGTCTCAATGGATTCATGGGTAGCGTCAGCGAATCCACGCGGCAGTTTGTGATCTTCCAGCACCTGGCCCATCATGTCGAACTCATACCAGTGCTGGCCTTGTACTGCGGTAAAGGTGCCACGCGGTGTTTCGCGGATACCCATCAGATAACCACGTTTGTTGATGTTGCGGTCACGGCCATCATAGAAGGTGTCTTGATCCAGCCACCAGCGATATTCACCTTCGGTATCGACAATGAAGGTAAAGGGGGCGATATCAAAAGGCAGTGCACCGGTTGCCGGGCCTGCATCGAGGATACCGGCATTTTTATCTTTTTCGCCGTGCCAGTGGAGATCGGAACCTTGTGCGGTAAAGGTATGGGTATTAACCAGATAGAGGCGGTCTTCAAAACCGGGGGCGACTTTAACAACTTTGGTCTGCTGTAGATCGGAGATGGAGCGGTTATCCATGTAATTGTTGACGATGGCTGAAGTCTGCACCACGTAGTCATCTTTCATGGCTTTGCCGTTTTCTTTCCATTCAACGGTCACTTTGTTTGCAAATTTCTGATAAAGACCAAAAATCGGTACGCCATCATAAGTTTTTAGTGACTCCTGACCCACGGGATAGCTGATTTCAACGCCTTTTTCGCCCTTACCGTGGACGGTAACTTTGACGTCTGAAATGACGTGACTGTCTAAATTAACCACAGCGGTCAGAGGTGCATTACCGTAGGGATCAACGATGACAGCACCGAGTTGCCCGGCTGGTGGCGCTGGTTTAAAACCTGCAGCCATCACGCCAGTTGCAGATAAACCCAGAGCTAATGCCACAGTTCCGGCTACCAGTGTTTTTCTGTATTTATCAAACATGGATATATCTCCTTATATAACGCAAATATATAATAATGATGAATATCGACTGTTGAGATAGGACTAATAAATTCATTTTATGAATGAAGATGCAGGTTAAATAAATAGTGAGAATGTTTTTGTTGTTTTTTAATATATTGTCATTCTCTGAAATGAATATTTATCTTTAATTGATAGTAGGGTGGCGATATATCAATAACAATATTCAATATTGTGTAGTGTGATCTCTGCGGCATTGTTTTTTTATTATTAAATCAAATTTTAACGTGATAAAAAACAAAATATTTAAGAAATATCAGTGAGTTGTATTGTGATTTCTTTACTTGTTTTAATTACAAAACCGTCTGTATATGACGATTTAACATTAGATTGATTATTAATGTTAAATAAAATGTAGAGATGTATGTGGTTATATATTGATTGGAGTTATGAATTGCGGATTAATAATGAATTGCCCCGGTTATCGGGGCAATTTTAAGCAGTATTATTCAACAAAAATATGGGGGTAGAAGCGAGACATATCCTGGGTGATCAATGCACGGTCTTCACGAATGCCAATTCCGGCAGGTTGATCGTTCACCAGCCAGCTTCCAATCAGCATATAGCTGTCGCCAAATTTCGGCAGCGGATGGAATTGCTGAACAATCATTCCTTCTTCGCCATACGGGCCTTCCGCCGCTTCAATGGTTTTACCGTTCTCAATGATCGACACGTTTGCACCTTCACGTGAGAAGATCGGCTTAACCACATATTTTTCCATTTGCGGATGATCATCTTCCGCAAAATAAGCGGGCAACAGGTTCGGGTGATTCGGGAACATCTCCCACAGCAGTGGCAGAAGCGCCTTGTTGGAGATAATGCTCTTCCACGCCGGTTCCAGCCAGCGTACGCCAGCATCTTCCAGCTTGGTAGAGAACATTTCGCGCAGCATAAATTCCCACGGATATAGTTTGAACAGGTTAGCGATGACCTGATCCTGTAAATCCGTGAACTGACCTTTTTCACCTAAACCGATATCGTCGATATACAGAAACTCGGTAGCGATTTCAGCTTCGGTCGCGCAGTCCTGCAAATACTGAATAGTGCCGCGATCTTCCACCGTGTCGCGACAGCAGGTGAGATGCAGCAACTGAAAGCCATACTGTTCACGTAGCTCGGCAAAGCGATCAATCAGCTTTTCTTGCAGGCTATTAAACTGATCGCTGCCTTCCGGCAGGTTGCCAGCGTTAAGCTGATCTTCCAGCCAGAGCCACTGAAAGAACGCTGCTTCATACAGTGATGTTGGCGTATCAGCGTTATTTTCCAGTAACTTAGGTTCGCCTGTACCGTCCCACGCCAGATCAAGACGTGAATAAAGCGACGGCTGGTGGGTCAGCCATGACTGACGTACAAAGCTCCAGGTATGCTTTGGAATGCGGAATTTGGTCATCAGCTCATCGCTGGCGATCACTTTTTCCACCACTTTCAGGCACATCTGGTGCAGTTCGGCGGTAACTTCTTCCAGTTTTTCAACCTGGGCGAGGGTCAACTTGTAGTAGGCATCTTCACACCAGTACGGCTCGCCGTACATGGTGTGAAAATTGAAACCGTATTCGTGGGCTTTTTCGCGCCAGTCCGGGCGCTCGGTAATACTGACTCTTTCCATCGGTATTAACCACCCATTGAACGAGAAGAGGTGCCGGTTGCGCTACGCTGCATGGTGCTTTGTTTGGCAACAGACTCGCCAAAGCCGCCGCGGGTAACGGTGGTGGTGGTCGCTGGTTTTGGTGCCATTGCTGTTTTCGGTACGGTCATGGTGCGGCCTGGCTGGGCTGCGCCATAGTTTTTACCGGTTGCGTCGGTATATTTACCGTAAGCCGGGCTGGCAGGGTTCTTTGAGGAGAACAGCGGTTGCTGTGCAAAACCCGCTCCGCCGCCCATCAGACGACCCATCATGTAACCTGCCATTAGCGGCATCCAGAAGCTTCCGCTGGATTGCTGGGCCTGCGCCTGGTTTTCTGGTGCCATGCCTGCCTGGGCAGGTGCCTGCTGGCATTGACCTTCGCCAAATTCGGCAACACAGTCTTCACGGGTGGCGTATTTCGGCGCGGTACGTTCGGCTTCTTTCAGCGCATTGTTGTACGCGGTGGTGCATTCTGCGCTTTTGCCTGGGTTTGCGGCTGAACAATCATCAGCGTTCTGATACAGAGACACGGTCTCATCACTCTTTTCACAGCCCGCCAGCATAAAAACAGTGGCAACAGCAAGAGCGACAGGTGTCAGATGGCGTGCGCTCCAGTTTTTGCGGAACGATGCGTGGCGTATGGATTTTGTCCGTTTCATTTTTGTCTTCCGGGACCAGTGGTAAATACCCATCAGAATAGAGGATGGCTGGTCGAAATTGAAGCGAGAAGGGGGAAGAATGCGGCAGATAACCCGTATCTTTACGTTGCCTTACGTTCAGACGGGGCCGAAGCCCCGTCGTTGTCATCAGTTACGGAAAGGGTTATGACCGTTACTGGTGGAAGTGCGTGCGGATACCTGCTGAACGGCTGGTGCCGGGCTATCAGGTGCATAACCATCAGCGATAGCATTTTGTTCCGGCGTTTGCGGCGCGACGTTTTCCGGGTTAGTGGAAACCGGTTTGCTCAGCGCATTGTTCAATGCCAGCAGATCCTGCTCGTTCAACGTACCCAGAGCTGATTTAATATTCAACTGGTTAATCAGGTAGTTATAACGTGCATTCGCCAGTTCTTGCTTGGCGTTGTACAGCGTCGTGGTGGCGTCCAATACATCAACAATGGTACGCGTACCGACCGAGTAACCAGCTTCCATCGCGTCTAATGAGCTTTGGGCGGAAATAACGGCTTGTTTGTAAGCGTTAATGCTACTGATAGATGCATTAATGTTGTTGAAGGAGGAACGCACGGTTTGCACGACGCTACGGTGTGCGCTTTCCAGTTGCTCGCTGGCACCCACGAAGTTGTACTGCGCCTGTTTCACCTGCGAGTTAACCATTCCGCCCTGATAAATCGGCAGCGAGAAGCTCAGGCCCACTTTGTTCTGGCCCATATTGCTGTCGTCATACTGGCCTGCGGTCGCACCACGGGTTTTCGAACCACTGTAGGAGGTGTCAGAAATTCCGGTAGAGGCCGTTAAATCCAGAGTCGGTAAGTGACCATCCTGCGCCTGGCGAATTTGCTCGCGTGCCAGGTCCTGGCTCAAACGTGCCTGTAACAGCGACAGGTTACGCTTTTCAGCTTCTTTCAGCAGAGTGTTCACCGGCTGTGGTTTGTCGGTTTTAAAGTTTTCAACATTCAGCGCCGCCAGTTCCGGGTAGTAATTACCAGTGATCTGACGCAGTTGCTCAACGGCATTGTCGAGATTGTTACGTGCGGTCACTTCGTTTGCCAGCACGGTATCGTACTGTGCGCGGGCGTTCTGCACGTCGGTGATCGCCACCAGACCCACGTTAAAACGTTGGGTGGTTTGATCTAACTGACGGTAGATCGCTTCTTTTTGCGCCTGGGTATAGGAAAGAACGTCAATCGCATTCAACACGTTGAAATAAGCGGTCGCGGTGTTGAGGATCAGAGTTTGTTGATCGGTCTGGTAAGTGACGTCCTGAATTCCGGCCGCTTTTTCCTGCAAGGTCAGCGCACGCCATTTCGACATATCGAAAATGGACTGGGTCAACTGCAGGGACGCACTGGTCGCGTTAGAGTTGATGCCGTTCGCGTCGCGATAGCCGTTGCTGTAGGTGTAATCTGCACCTAAACCCAACTGTGGCAGTAATGGACTGCGCGCTTCATTAATTTTTTCAAAGGCAGCATCACGATCGGCGGCAGACTTACGCAATTCCGGGTTACTAAGGCGTGCTTGCTGATAAACTTGCATCAGGTTCTCGGCCTGGCTCAACGTACTGAACCCAGAAAGGCTCAGGCCGATAAGAATGGGGAGCAATTTCTTCATTTGCATTCCTTGTGGTGAAGCAGTATTTAGCGCGATCAAACTGTAAAATTATTGCGGATTCTAGCAGAAGCCGCCACCGCAAAAGGTTGGCGTTACGTGCCATAGGGCATTAATGTGCCTCAATTTAACACATGACCGCTCAAACGGCAGTCAAACGTCGCTGAAATTCACATTTAATTCACTATTAGTGTCAGGACATTAACAATGCTTAAGCCAGACAACCTGCCCGTTACATTTGGCAAAAACGATGTAGAAATTATTGCACGAGAAACACTTTATCGCGGCTTTTTTTCATTAGATCTTTATAGATTTCGCCATCGTCTATTCAACGGACAAATGAGTCATGAGGTCCGGCGGGAAATTTTTGAGCGCGGGCACGCCGCAGTCTTGCTACCCTTTGACCCAGTACGCGATGAAGTTGTGCTGATTGAGCAGATTCGGATTGCCGCCTATGACACCAGCGAAACGCCCTGGTTATTGGAAATGGTTGCCGGGATGATCGAAGAAGGTGAAAGCGTAGAAGATGTCGCCCGTCGCGAAGCGATTGAAGAGGCGGGACTGATAGTCAAACGGATCAAACCGGTGTTAAGTTTTCTGGCAAGCCCGGGCGGCACCAGTGAGCGTTCGTCAATTATGGTGGGCGAAGTGGACGCCACGACCGCAAGCGGTATTCACGGTCTGGCTGATGAAAACGAAGATATTCGCGTTCATGTGGTAAGCAGGGAGCAGGCATACCAGTGGGTAGAAGAGGGGAAAATCGACAACGCAGCGTCGGTCATCGCTTTGCAATGGCTGCAACTGCATCATCAAGCGTTAAAAAATGAGTGGGCATAAATGAAGCGTTACACACCTGACTTTCCTGAAATGATGCGCCTGTGCGAGATGAACTTTTCACAATTGCGCCGTTTGTTGCCGCGCAATGACGCACCCGGCGAAACTGTAAGCTATCAGGTGGCAAACGCACAATATCGGTTAACGATTGTGGAATCGACCCGATACACTACCCTGGTGACAATTGAACAGATTGCACCTGCAATCAGTTACTGGAGCCTTCCGTCAATGACGGTGCGTCTGTATCATGACGCGATGGTGGCTGAAGTGTGTTCAAGTCAGCAGATTTTTCGCTTTAAAGCGCGGTATGATTATCCTAATAAAAAGTTGCATCAACGCGACGAAAAGCATCAAATTAATCAGTTTTTAGCGGACTGGTTGCGATACTGTTTAGCACATGGAGCGATGGCGATTCCGGTTTATTAGCGTCGTGAAACCTAAGGACACCATTTGGAAAGCCTGTTAACCCTTCCTCTGGCTGGTGAGGCCAGAGTCAGGATTTTACAAATTACCGACACTCACCTGTTTGCACAAAAGCACGAAGCCCTGCTGGGGGTAAACACCTGGGAGAGCTATCAGGCGGTGCTGGAGGCGATTCGCCCACACCAGCACGAATTCGACCTGATTGTCGCGACAGGTGATTTGGCACAGGATCAATCCTCTGCGGCCTATCAGCACTTTGCAGAAGGCATCGCAAGCTTTCGTGCGCCCTGCGTCTGGCTGCCGGGTAACCATGATTTCCAGCCTGCGATGTACAGCGCATTACAGGATGCGGGCATCTCCCCGGCGAAGCGTGTGTTTATTGGTGAGCAATGGCAAATCCTGATGCTGGATAGCCAGGTGTTTGGCGTACCGCACGGCGAGTTGAGCGAGTTTCAGCTTGATTGGCTGGAACGTAAACTGGCCGATGCGCCAGAACGTCATACTTTGCTGCTGCTGCACCATCATCCGTTGCCTGCGGGTTGTAGCTGGCTTGACCAGCACAGTCTGCGTAACGCGGGTGAACTGGATAACGTGCTGGTGAAGTTTCCGCACGTCAAATATCTGTTGTGCGGACATATCCATCAGGAACTCGATCTCGACTGGAATGGTCGCCGCCTGCTGGCAACGCCATCAACCTGTGTGCAGTTTAAACCACACTGTTCCAACTTTACGCTGGACACTATTGCCCCTGGCTGGCGTACGCTGGAACTCCATGCCGATGGCACCCTGACTACCGAAGTGCACCGCCTGGCGGACACTCGTTTCCAACCAGATACCGCTTCAGAAGGCTACTGATGTCAACGCTTCTTTATTTGCATGGATTCAACAGTTCGCCGCGTTCAGCGAAAGCGAGCTTGTTGAAAAACTGGCTGGCGGAGCATCACCCTGACGTTGAGATGATTATTCCGCAGTTGCCGCCGTATCCTTCCGATGCGGCAGAACTGCTGGAATCCATTGTGCTGGAACATGGTGGTGATTCGCTGGGTATCGTTGGTTCGTCACTTGGGGGTTATTACGCTACCTGGTTGTCGCAATGTTTTATGCTGCCAGCGGTAGTGGTAAACCCGGCTGTGCGCCCGTTTGAACTGCTGACGGACTATCTCGGTCAGAACGAGAACCCCTACACCGGGCAGCAATATGTGCTAGAGTCACGCCATATTTACGATCTCAAAGTCATGCAGATTGACCCACTGGAAGCACCGGATCTTATCTGGCTGCTGCAACAGACGGGAGATGAAGTGCTGGATTACCGCCAGGCGGTGGCGTACTACGCCTCCTGCCGCCAGACTGTAATAGAAGGCGGCAACCACGCATTCACGGGCTTCGAAGATTATTTCAACCCGATCGTCGATTTTCTTGGTCTGCACCATCTCTGACGATCAACTCGAATTGCTAACTTAAACCATGACGCAAACTTATAACGCTGATGCCATTGAGGTACTCACCGGGCTTGAGCCGGTTCGCCGCCGCCCGGGGATGTATACCGATACCACTCGCCCAAACCATTTGGGGCAAGAAGTTATTGATAACAGTGTCGATGAAGCACTGGCCGGTCACGCAAAACGCGTGGACGTTATTTTACATGCTGACCAGTCGCTGGAGGTCATTGACGATGGCCGTGGAATGCCGGTGGATATTCACCCGGAAGAAGGTGTTCCGGCGGTCGAATTGATCCTCTGCCGTCTGCACGCGGGTGGTAAGTTCTCCAATAAAAACTATCAGTTCTCCGGCGGCCTGCACGGCGTGGGGATTTCGGTGGTTAACGCCCTGTCAAAGCGCGTAGAAGTCAACGTGCGCCGCGATGGCCAGATTTATAACATCGCGTTTGAAAATGGCGAAAAAGTACAGGATTTGCAGGTTGTCGGCACTTGCGGTAAACGCAATACCGGCACCAGCGTACATTTCTGGCCGGATGAAACCTTCTTTGACAGCCCGCGTTTTTCTGTTTCGCGCCTTACGCATGTGCTGAAAGCCAAAGCGGTACTGTGCCCCGGCGTTGAGATCACTTTTAAAGATGAGATCAACAATACCGAACAACGCTGGTGCTATCAGGACGGTCTGAATGATTACCTCGCGGAAGCGGTAAATGGCTTGCCGACGTTGCCGGAAAAACCGTTTATCGGTAATTTTTCTGGCGATACCGAAGCGGTGGACTGGGCGCTCTTGTGGCTGCCGGAAGGTGGCGAACTGCTGACCGAAAGCTA
It includes:
- the zupT gene encoding zinc transporter ZupT; translation: MSVPLILTILAGAATFIGAFLGVLGQKPSNRLLAFSLGFAAGIMLLISLMEMLPAALAAEGMSPVLGYGMFIFGLLGYFGLDRMLPHAHPQDLMQKSVQPLPKSIKRTAILLTLGISLHNFPEGIATFVTASSNLELGFGIALAVALHNIPEGLAVAGPVYAATGSKRTAILWAGISGLAEILGGILAWLILGSMISPVVMAAIMAAVAGIMVALSVDELMPLAKEIDPNNNPSYGVLCGMSVMGFSLVLLQTAGIG
- the ygiD gene encoding 4,5-DOPA dioxygenase extradiol is translated as MSSTRMPALFLGHGSPMNVLEDNLYTRSWHKLGMTLPRPKAIVVVSAHWFTRGTGVTAMEAPPTIHDFGGFPQALYDTHYPAPGSPALAQRLVELLAPAPVTLDQEAWGFDHGSWGVLIKMYPQADIPMVQLSIDSTKPIAWHFEMGRKLAALRDEGIMLVASGNVVHNLRTVKWHGDSSPYPWAMSFNEYVKANLTWQGPVEQHPLVNYLDHEGGALSNPTPEHYLPLLYILGAWDGQEAITIPVDGIEMGSLSMLSVQVG
- the dsbI gene encoding protein-disulfide oxidoreductase DsbI, encoding MGIKGMWKDLSTSPVNTLVRWQEQRFLWLLMAVAMGALIILAHSFFQIYLYMAPCEQCVYIRYAMFVMVIGGLVAAINPKNIVLKLIGCVMAFYGCIMGLKFSLKLNDIHHAVHNPDPDSLFGVQGCSTDPTFPFNLPLAQWAPNWFKPTGDCGYDAPIVPDGVTLSSMQQWFVEMYQQSEGWYLLPPWHFMNMAQACMLAFGLCLLLLLVMSGAWGLKLLRK
- a CDS encoding thiol:disulfide interchange protein DsbA/DsbL, translating into MSKLGISSLLKSVLLTATLAVSFTASAFTEGTDYMVLEKPIPNADKTLIKVFSYACPFCYKYDKAVTGPVSEKVKDVVAFTPFHLETKGEYGKQASEVFAVLINKDKAAGISLFDANSQFKKAKFAYYAAYHDKKERWSDGKDPAAFIKTGLDAAGMSQADFEAALKEPAVQETLEKWKAAYDVAKIQGVPAYVVNGKYLIYTKSIKSIDAMADLIRELASK
- a CDS encoding aryl-sulfate sulfotransferase produces the protein MFDKYRKTLVAGTVALALGLSATGVMAAGFKPAPPAGQLGAVIVDPYGNAPLTAVVNLDSHVISDVKVTVHGKGEKGVEISYPVGQESLKTYDGVPIFGLYQKFANKVTVEWKENGKAMKDDYVVQTSAIVNNYMDNRSISDLQQTKVVKVAPGFEDRLYLVNTHTFTAQGSDLHWHGEKDKNAGILDAGPATGALPFDIAPFTFIVDTEGEYRWWLDQDTFYDGRDRNINKRGYLMGIRETPRGTFTAVQGQHWYEFDMMGQVLEDHKLPRGFADATHESIETPNGTVLLRVGKSNYRRDDGIHVTTIRDHILEVDKSGRVVDVWDLTKILDPKRDALLGALDAGAVCVNVDLAHAGQQAKLEPDTPFGDALGVGPGRNWAHVNSIAYDAKDDSIILSSRHQGVVKIGRDKQVKWILAPSKGWEKPLASKLLKPVDANGKPIACNENGLCENSDFDFTYTQHTAWISSKGTLTIFDNGDGRHLEQPALPTMKYSRFVEYKIDEKKGTVQQVWEYGKERGYDFYSPITSIIEYQADRNTMFGFGGSIHLFDVGQPTVGKLNEIDYKTKEVKVEIDVLSDKPNQTHYRALLVHPKQMFK
- a CDS encoding glutathionylspermidine synthase family protein, whose protein sequence is MERVSITERPDWREKAHEYGFNFHTMYGEPYWCEDAYYKLTLAQVEKLEEVTAELHQMCLKVVEKVIASDELMTKFRIPKHTWSFVRQSWLTHQPSLYSRLDLAWDGTGEPKLLENNADTPTSLYEAAFFQWLWLEDQLNAGNLPEGSDQFNSLQEKLIDRFAELREQYGFQLLHLTCCRDTVEDRGTIQYLQDCATEAEIATEFLYIDDIGLGEKGQFTDLQDQVIANLFKLYPWEFMLREMFSTKLEDAGVRWLEPAWKSIISNKALLPLLWEMFPNHPNLLPAYFAEDDHPQMEKYVVKPIFSREGANVSIIENGKTIEAAEGPYGEEGMIVQQFHPLPKFGDSYMLIGSWLVNDQPAGIGIREDRALITQDMSRFYPHIFVE
- a CDS encoding DUF1190 family protein, which produces MKRTKSIRHASFRKNWSARHLTPVALAVATVFMLAGCEKSDETVSLYQNADDCSAANPGKSAECTTAYNNALKEAERTAPKYATREDCVAEFGEGQCQQAPAQAGMAPENQAQAQQSSGSFWMPLMAGYMMGRLMGGGAGFAQQPLFSSKNPASPAYGKYTDATGKNYGAAQPGRTMTVPKTAMAPKPATTTTVTRGGFGESVAKQSTMQRSATGTSSRSMGG
- the tolC gene encoding outer membrane channel protein TolC → MKKLLPILIGLSLSGFSTLSQAENLMQVYQQARLSNPELRKSAADRDAAFEKINEARSPLLPQLGLGADYTYSNGYRDANGINSNATSASLQLTQSIFDMSKWRALTLQEKAAGIQDVTYQTDQQTLILNTATAYFNVLNAIDVLSYTQAQKEAIYRQLDQTTQRFNVGLVAITDVQNARAQYDTVLANEVTARNNLDNAVEQLRQITGNYYPELAALNVENFKTDKPQPVNTLLKEAEKRNLSLLQARLSQDLAREQIRQAQDGHLPTLDLTASTGISDTSYSGSKTRGATAGQYDDSNMGQNKVGLSFSLPIYQGGMVNSQVKQAQYNFVGASEQLESAHRSVVQTVRSSFNNINASISSINAYKQAVISAQSSLDAMEAGYSVGTRTIVDVLDATTTLYNAKQELANARYNYLINQLNIKSALGTLNEQDLLALNNALSKPVSTNPENVAPQTPEQNAIADGYAPDSPAPAVQQVSARTSTSNGHNPFRN
- the nudF gene encoding ADP-ribose diphosphatase, producing MLKPDNLPVTFGKNDVEIIARETLYRGFFSLDLYRFRHRLFNGQMSHEVRREIFERGHAAVLLPFDPVRDEVVLIEQIRIAAYDTSETPWLLEMVAGMIEEGESVEDVARREAIEEAGLIVKRIKPVLSFLASPGGTSERSSIMVGEVDATTASGIHGLADENEDIRVHVVSREQAYQWVEEGKIDNAASVIALQWLQLHHQALKNEWA
- a CDS encoding DUF1249 family protein — translated: MKRYTPDFPEMMRLCEMNFSQLRRLLPRNDAPGETVSYQVANAQYRLTIVESTRYTTLVTIEQIAPAISYWSLPSMTVRLYHDAMVAEVCSSQQIFRFKARYDYPNKKLHQRDEKHQINQFLADWLRYCLAHGAMAIPVY
- the cpdA gene encoding 3',5'-cyclic-AMP phosphodiesterase, which produces MESLLTLPLAGEARVRILQITDTHLFAQKHEALLGVNTWESYQAVLEAIRPHQHEFDLIVATGDLAQDQSSAAYQHFAEGIASFRAPCVWLPGNHDFQPAMYSALQDAGISPAKRVFIGEQWQILMLDSQVFGVPHGELSEFQLDWLERKLADAPERHTLLLLHHHPLPAGCSWLDQHSLRNAGELDNVLVKFPHVKYLLCGHIHQELDLDWNGRRLLATPSTCVQFKPHCSNFTLDTIAPGWRTLELHADGTLTTEVHRLADTRFQPDTASEGY